A genomic stretch from Corvus cornix cornix isolate S_Up_H32 chromosome 7, ASM73873v5, whole genome shotgun sequence includes:
- the NR4A2 gene encoding LOW QUALITY PROTEIN: nuclear receptor subfamily 4 group A member 2 (The sequence of the model RefSeq protein was modified relative to this genomic sequence to represent the inferred CDS: deleted 2 bases in 2 codons) — MPCVQAQYGSSPQGASPASQSYSYHSSGEYSSDFLTPEFVKFSMDLTNTEITATTSLPSFSTFMDNYNTSYDVKPPCLYQMPLSGQQSSIKVEDIQMHGYQQHGHLPPQSEEMMSHSGSVYYKPSSPPTPSTPGFQVQHGPVWDDPGSLHNFHPNYVATTHMIEQRKTPVSRLSLFSFKQSPPGTPVSSCQMRFDGPLHVPMNPEPAGAHHGVDGQAFAVPNPIRKQPSMAFPGLQLGHAPQLLDSQVPSPPSRGSPSNEGLCAVCGDNAACQHYGVRTCEGCKGFFKRTVQKNAKYVCLANKNCPVDKRRRNRCQYCRFQKCLAVGMVKEVVRTDSLKGRRGRLPSKPKSPQEPSPPSPPVSLISALVRAHVDSNPAMTSLDYSRFQANPDYQLSGDDTQHIQQFYDLLTGSMEIIRGWAEKIPGFTDLPKTDQDLLFESAFLELFVLRLAYRSNPVEGKLIFCNGVVLHRLQCVRGFGEWIDSIVEFSSNLQNMNIDISAFSCIAALAMVTERHGLKEPKRVEELQNKIVNCLKDHVTFNNGGLNRPNYLSKLLGKLPELRTLCTQGLQRIFYLKLEDLVPPPAIIDKLFLDTLPF, encoded by the exons ATGCCCTGTGTTCAGGCTCAGTATGGGTCCTCGCCTCAAGGAGCCAGCCCGGCCTCCCAGAGCTACAGCTACCACTCCTCGGGAGAATACAGCTCCGATTTCCTAACTCCGGAGTTTGTCAAGTTTAGCATGGACCTCACCAACACTGAAATCACTGCCACCACTTCTCTCCCCAGCTTCAGTACCTTTATGGACAACTACAACACAAGCTACGACGTGAAGCCCCCGTGCTTGTACCAAATGCCCCTGTCCGGACAGCAGTCCTCCATTAAGGTGGAAGACATTCAGATGCACGGCTACCAGCAGCACGGCCACCTGCCCCCCCAGTCCGAGGAGATGATGTCCCACTCGGGCTCCGTCTACTACAAGCCCTCGTCGCCCCCGACCCCCTCCACGCCCGGCTTCCAGGTGCAGCACGGCCCCGTGTGGGACGACCCCGGCTCCCTGCACAACTTCCACCCCAACTACGTGGCCACCACGCACATGATCGAGCAGCGCAAAACGCCCGTGTCCCGCCTGTCCCTGTTCTCCTTCAAGCAGTCTCCCCCTGGCACGCCCGTGTCCAGCTGCCAGATGCGCTTCGACGGCCCCCTGCACGTGCCCATGAACCCCGAGCCGGCCGGGGCGCACCACGGCGTGGACGGGCAGGCCTTCGCCGTGCCCAACCCCATCCGCAAGCAGCCCTCCATGGCCTTcccggggctgcagctgggccaCGCG CCGCAGCTGCTGGACAGCCAGGTG CCCTCGCCGCCCTCCCGGGGGTCCCCTTCCAACGAGGGGCTCTGCGCCGTGTGCGGGGACAACGCGGCCTGCCAGCACTACGGCGTCCGCACCTGTGAGGGCTGCAAGGGCTTCTTCAAG CGCACGGTGCAGAAGAACGCCAAGTACGTGTGTCTGGCCAACAAGAACTGCCCGGTGGACAAGCGCCGCCGCAACCGCTGCCAGTACTGCCGCTTCCAGAAGTGCCTGGCCGTCGGCATGGTCAAGGAGG TGGTGCGCACAGACAGCCTAAAAGGCCGGCGGGGCCGCTTGCCGTCCAAACCGAAGAGCCCCCAGGagccctctcccccctctcccccgGTGAGTCTGATCAGTGCGCTGGTGAGAGCCCATGTCGACTCCAACCCGGCTATGACCAGCCTGGACTATTCCCGG TTCCAGGCTAACCCCGACTACCAGCTGAGCGGTGACGACACCCAGCACATCCAGCAGTTCTACGATCTCCTGACCGGCTCCATGGAGATCATCCGAGGGTGGGCGGAAAAAATCCCCGGCTTCACTGACCTCCCCAAAACGGACCAGGACCTGCTCTTCGAGTCCGCCTTCCTGGAGCTGTTCGTGCTGCGGCTGGCGTACAG GTCCAACCCCGTGGAGGGGAAGCTGATCTTCTGCAACGGGGTGGTCCTGCACCGGTTGCAGTGCGTCCGTGGCTTTGGGGAGTGGATCGATTCCATTGTGGAATTTTCCTCCAACTTGCAAAACATGAACATCGATATCTCTGCCTTCTCTTGCATCGCTGCCCTGGCCATGGTGACAG AGAGGCATGGGCTCAAGGAACCCAAGAGGGTGGAAGAGCTTCAGAACAAGATTGTAAATTGTCTCAAAGACCATGTGACTTTCAATAACGGGGGGCTGAATCGCCCCAACTATTTGTCCAAACTCTTGGGGAAGCTCCCCGAACTCCGCACGCTTTGCACACAGGGGCTGCAGCGCATTTTCTACCTGAAACTGGAAGATTTGGTGCCACCGCCAGCAATAATTGACAAACTTTTTCTGGACACTTTACCTTTTTAA